In Gadus chalcogrammus isolate NIFS_2021 chromosome 23, NIFS_Gcha_1.0, whole genome shotgun sequence, a genomic segment contains:
- the acbd5a gene encoding acyl-CoA-binding domain-containing protein 5A isoform X3: MECVSMETGNPLTLLRFEAAVKVIKSLPPDGSFQPSNDMMLKFYSYYKQATLGPCTIPRPGFWDAVGKAKWDAWNSLGDMAKEEAMAAYVNEMKLILEGMPITDEVEELLKVMGPFYELVDEKKRITQISDLSSGFGTMLSSRPSKSVTKSIIRNLELNGSLEGRPTRTRPELLAGEPAEEEEEDDDEDDDEEDEEDEEEEEAEEVETHKVKKDHNSNKNAPSRRSKGHLTNGKMANGGPHLTNRPQPKATLNGHDGPQDAAHVNGHTHPDPSEEQSGLSPANDSDSEVYCDSVDQFGQEEGSERNRSPQDLDEDEVQGSFSPTPEGETHTHPPGELPGPGEGVQRGGEEGEAGGGSSHRQSRSGDTAGRSQARGGRGSRPPGGSASERLGTGGWQGEEGDGERWGGAGTPAGSLNEQIVVALGRLQEDMQSVLQRLHTLEALSATQVRGSPRVRGTTLARSMAMSPTFGSPRVNRSSKQTPSWWPFDVSPGTVAFAVVWPFVVQWLLRLYLQRRRR; encoded by the exons ATGGAGTGCGTCAGCATGGAGACTGGAAATCCACTGACACTGCTGCGCTTCGAGGCAGCCGTGAAAGTGATCAAGAGTTTACCTCCGGATG GTTCTTTTCAGCCGTCAAACGACATGATGCTCAAATTCTACAGCTATTACAAGCAGGCCACGCTAGGCCCGTGCACAATCCCACGGCCTGGCTTCTGGGATGCTGTGGGGAAAGCAAAATG GGATGCTTGGAATTCACTTGGGGACATGGCAAAGGAAGAGGCAATGGCGGCCTATGTGAATGAGATGAAGCTG ATCCTGGAGGGAATGCCGATCACggacgaggtggaggagctgctgaaggTGATGGGTCCGTTCTACGAGCTGGTGGACGAGAAGAAGAGGATAACGCAGATATCCGACCTGAGCAGTG GCTTCGGGACAATGCTGTCTTCGAGACCGTCAAAGAGTGTCACCAAGAGCATCATCAGGAACCTGGAGCTGAACGGCTCTCTGGAGGGCCGGCCCACCAGAACCAGACCCGAGCTCCTGGCCGGGGAAcctgcagaggaagaggaggaggacgatgatgaggatgatgatgaagaggacgaagaagatgaggaggaggaggaggcagaagagGTGGAGACACACAAGGTCAAAAAAG ACCATAACTCCAATAAAAATGCTCCGTCGAGGAGAAGCAAGGGTCACCTGACCAATGGAAAGATGGCTAATGGTGGTCCCCACCTGACCAACAGACCTCAACCCAAGGCTACTCTGAACGGCCATGACGGGCCCCAGGACGCGGCTCACGTCAATGGACACACTCACCCAG ACCCCAGTGAGGAGCAGTCCGGTCTAAGTCCGGCCAATGACTCCGACAGCGAGGTCTACTGTGACTCTGTGGACCAGTTTGGTCAGGAAGAg GGCTCCGAGAGGAACCGCAGCCCGCAGGACCTGGACGAAGACGAGGTCCAGGGCTCTTTCTCCCCCACGCCAGAGGgggagacccacacacacccgccgGGGGAGCTGCCCGGGCCCGGGGAGGGGGTGCAgcgcgggggggaggagggggaggccggCGGGGGCAGCTCCCACAGACAGAGTCGCAGCGGGGACACGGCAGGGAGGTCCCAggccaggggagggagag GCTCCCGGCCACCCGGGGGCTCCGCTTCGGAGAGGCTGGGGACGGGCGgctggcagggggaggagggggacggggagcGGTGGGGGGGCGCCGGGACCCCCGCCGGGAGCCTCAACGAGCAGATCGTGGTGGCCCTGGGACGGCTGCAGGAGGACATGCAGAGCGTCCTGCAGAGACTGCACACCCTGGAGGCCCTCAGCGCAACGCAGGTTAGAGGATCACCACGGGTTAGAGGAACAACACTG GCGAGGTCGATGGCGATGTCTCCTACGTTCGGGTCACCCAGAGTGAACAGGTCAAGCAAG CAGACCCCGTCCTGGTGGCCTTTCGACGTCTCCCCCGGCACGGTGGCGTTCGCGGTGGTCTGGCCGTTCGTGGTGCAGTGGCTCCTCCGCCTGTACCTCCAGCGGAGGAGAAGGTAA
- the acbd5a gene encoding acyl-CoA-binding domain-containing protein 5A isoform X1, with protein MECVSMETGNPLTLLRFEAAVKVIKSLPPDGSFQPSNDMMLKFYSYYKQATLGPCTIPRPGFWDAVGKAKWDAWNSLGDMAKEEAMAAYVNEMKLILEGMPITDEVEELLKVMGPFYELVDEKKRITQISDLSSGFGTMLSSRPSKSVTKSIIRNLELNGSLEGRPTRTRPELLAGEPAEEEEEDDDEDDDEEDEEDEEEEEAEEVETHKVKKDHNSNKNAPSRRSKGHLTNGKMANGGPHLTNRPQPKATLNGHDGPQDAAHVNGHTHPDPSEEQSGLSPANDSDSEVYCDSVDQFGQEEGSERNRSPQDLDEDEVQGSFSPTPEGETHTHPPGELPGPGEGVQRGGEEGEAGGGSSHRQSRSGDTAGRSQARGGRGSRPPGGSASERLGTGGWQGEEGDGERWGGAGTPAGSLNEQIVVALGRLQEDMQSVLQRLHTLEALSATQVRGSPRVRGTTLARSMAMSPTFGSPRVNRSSKQTPSWWPFDVSPGTVAFAVVWPFVVQWLLRLYLQRRRRRID; from the exons ATGGAGTGCGTCAGCATGGAGACTGGAAATCCACTGACACTGCTGCGCTTCGAGGCAGCCGTGAAAGTGATCAAGAGTTTACCTCCGGATG GTTCTTTTCAGCCGTCAAACGACATGATGCTCAAATTCTACAGCTATTACAAGCAGGCCACGCTAGGCCCGTGCACAATCCCACGGCCTGGCTTCTGGGATGCTGTGGGGAAAGCAAAATG GGATGCTTGGAATTCACTTGGGGACATGGCAAAGGAAGAGGCAATGGCGGCCTATGTGAATGAGATGAAGCTG ATCCTGGAGGGAATGCCGATCACggacgaggtggaggagctgctgaaggTGATGGGTCCGTTCTACGAGCTGGTGGACGAGAAGAAGAGGATAACGCAGATATCCGACCTGAGCAGTG GCTTCGGGACAATGCTGTCTTCGAGACCGTCAAAGAGTGTCACCAAGAGCATCATCAGGAACCTGGAGCTGAACGGCTCTCTGGAGGGCCGGCCCACCAGAACCAGACCCGAGCTCCTGGCCGGGGAAcctgcagaggaagaggaggaggacgatgatgaggatgatgatgaagaggacgaagaagatgaggaggaggaggaggcagaagagGTGGAGACACACAAGGTCAAAAAAG ACCATAACTCCAATAAAAATGCTCCGTCGAGGAGAAGCAAGGGTCACCTGACCAATGGAAAGATGGCTAATGGTGGTCCCCACCTGACCAACAGACCTCAACCCAAGGCTACTCTGAACGGCCATGACGGGCCCCAGGACGCGGCTCACGTCAATGGACACACTCACCCAG ACCCCAGTGAGGAGCAGTCCGGTCTAAGTCCGGCCAATGACTCCGACAGCGAGGTCTACTGTGACTCTGTGGACCAGTTTGGTCAGGAAGAg GGCTCCGAGAGGAACCGCAGCCCGCAGGACCTGGACGAAGACGAGGTCCAGGGCTCTTTCTCCCCCACGCCAGAGGgggagacccacacacacccgccgGGGGAGCTGCCCGGGCCCGGGGAGGGGGTGCAgcgcgggggggaggagggggaggccggCGGGGGCAGCTCCCACAGACAGAGTCGCAGCGGGGACACGGCAGGGAGGTCCCAggccaggggagggagag GCTCCCGGCCACCCGGGGGCTCCGCTTCGGAGAGGCTGGGGACGGGCGgctggcagggggaggagggggacggggagcGGTGGGGGGGCGCCGGGACCCCCGCCGGGAGCCTCAACGAGCAGATCGTGGTGGCCCTGGGACGGCTGCAGGAGGACATGCAGAGCGTCCTGCAGAGACTGCACACCCTGGAGGCCCTCAGCGCAACGCAGGTTAGAGGATCACCACGGGTTAGAGGAACAACACTG GCGAGGTCGATGGCGATGTCTCCTACGTTCGGGTCACCCAGAGTGAACAGGTCAAGCAAG CAGACCCCGTCCTGGTGGCCTTTCGACGTCTCCCCCGGCACGGTGGCGTTCGCGGTGGTCTGGCCGTTCGTGGTGCAGTGGCTCCTCCGCCTGTACCTCCAGCGGAGGAGAAG AAGAATCGACTGA
- the acbd5a gene encoding acyl-CoA-binding domain-containing protein 5A isoform X2 — MECVSMETGNPLTLLRFEAAVKVIKSLPPDGSFQPSNDMMLKFYSYYKQATLGPCTIPRPGFWDAVGKAKWDAWNSLGDMAKEEAMAAYVNEMKLILEGMPITDEVEELLKVMGPFYELVDEKKRITQISDLSSGFGTMLSSRPSKSVTKSIIRNLELNGSLEGRPTRTRPELLAGEPAEEEEEDDDEDDDEEDEEDEEEEEAEEVETHKVKKDHNSNKNAPSRRSKGHLTNGKMANGGPHLTNRPQPKATLNGHDGPQDAAHVNGHTHPDPSEEQSGLSPANDSDSEVYCDSVDQFGQEEGSERNRSPQDLDEDEVQGSFSPTPEGETHTHPPGELPGPGEGVQRGGEEGEAGGGSSHRQSRSGDTAGRSQARGGRGSRPPGGSASERLGTGGWQGEEGDGERWGGAGTPAGSLNEQIVVALGRLQEDMQSVLQRLHTLEALSATQVRGSPRVRGTTLARSMAMSPTFGSPRVNRSSKTPSWWPFDVSPGTVAFAVVWPFVVQWLLRLYLQRRRRRID; from the exons ATGGAGTGCGTCAGCATGGAGACTGGAAATCCACTGACACTGCTGCGCTTCGAGGCAGCCGTGAAAGTGATCAAGAGTTTACCTCCGGATG GTTCTTTTCAGCCGTCAAACGACATGATGCTCAAATTCTACAGCTATTACAAGCAGGCCACGCTAGGCCCGTGCACAATCCCACGGCCTGGCTTCTGGGATGCTGTGGGGAAAGCAAAATG GGATGCTTGGAATTCACTTGGGGACATGGCAAAGGAAGAGGCAATGGCGGCCTATGTGAATGAGATGAAGCTG ATCCTGGAGGGAATGCCGATCACggacgaggtggaggagctgctgaaggTGATGGGTCCGTTCTACGAGCTGGTGGACGAGAAGAAGAGGATAACGCAGATATCCGACCTGAGCAGTG GCTTCGGGACAATGCTGTCTTCGAGACCGTCAAAGAGTGTCACCAAGAGCATCATCAGGAACCTGGAGCTGAACGGCTCTCTGGAGGGCCGGCCCACCAGAACCAGACCCGAGCTCCTGGCCGGGGAAcctgcagaggaagaggaggaggacgatgatgaggatgatgatgaagaggacgaagaagatgaggaggaggaggaggcagaagagGTGGAGACACACAAGGTCAAAAAAG ACCATAACTCCAATAAAAATGCTCCGTCGAGGAGAAGCAAGGGTCACCTGACCAATGGAAAGATGGCTAATGGTGGTCCCCACCTGACCAACAGACCTCAACCCAAGGCTACTCTGAACGGCCATGACGGGCCCCAGGACGCGGCTCACGTCAATGGACACACTCACCCAG ACCCCAGTGAGGAGCAGTCCGGTCTAAGTCCGGCCAATGACTCCGACAGCGAGGTCTACTGTGACTCTGTGGACCAGTTTGGTCAGGAAGAg GGCTCCGAGAGGAACCGCAGCCCGCAGGACCTGGACGAAGACGAGGTCCAGGGCTCTTTCTCCCCCACGCCAGAGGgggagacccacacacacccgccgGGGGAGCTGCCCGGGCCCGGGGAGGGGGTGCAgcgcgggggggaggagggggaggccggCGGGGGCAGCTCCCACAGACAGAGTCGCAGCGGGGACACGGCAGGGAGGTCCCAggccaggggagggagag GCTCCCGGCCACCCGGGGGCTCCGCTTCGGAGAGGCTGGGGACGGGCGgctggcagggggaggagggggacggggagcGGTGGGGGGGCGCCGGGACCCCCGCCGGGAGCCTCAACGAGCAGATCGTGGTGGCCCTGGGACGGCTGCAGGAGGACATGCAGAGCGTCCTGCAGAGACTGCACACCCTGGAGGCCCTCAGCGCAACGCAGGTTAGAGGATCACCACGGGTTAGAGGAACAACACTG GCGAGGTCGATGGCGATGTCTCCTACGTTCGGGTCACCCAGAGTGAACAGGTCAAGCAAG ACCCCGTCCTGGTGGCCTTTCGACGTCTCCCCCGGCACGGTGGCGTTCGCGGTGGTCTGGCCGTTCGTGGTGCAGTGGCTCCTCCGCCTGTACCTCCAGCGGAGGAGAAG AAGAATCGACTGA
- the acbd5a gene encoding acyl-CoA-binding domain-containing protein 5A isoform X4, translating into MECVSMETGNPLTLLRFEAAVKVIKSLPPDGSFQPSNDMMLKFYSYYKQATLGPCTIPRPGFWDAVGKAKWDAWNSLGDMAKEEAMAAYVNEMKLILEGMPITDEVEELLKVMGPFYELVDEKKRITQISDLSSGFGTMLSSRPSKSVTKSIIRNLELNGSLEGRPTRTRPELLAGEPAEEEEEDDDEDDDEEDEEDEEEEEAEEVETHKVKKDHNSNKNAPSRRSKGHLTNGKMANGGPHLTNRPQPKATLNGHDGPQDAAHVNGHTHPDPSEEQSGLSPANDSDSEVYCDSVDQFGQEEGSERNRSPQDLDEDEVQGSFSPTPEGETHTHPPGELPGPGEGVQRGGEEGEAGGGSSHRQSRSGDTAGRSQARGGRGSRPPGGSASERLGTGGWQGEEGDGERWGGAGTPAGSLNEQIVVALGRLQEDMQSVLQRLHTLEALSATQARSMAMSPTFGSPRVNRSSKQTPSWWPFDVSPGTVAFAVVWPFVVQWLLRLYLQRRRRRID; encoded by the exons ATGGAGTGCGTCAGCATGGAGACTGGAAATCCACTGACACTGCTGCGCTTCGAGGCAGCCGTGAAAGTGATCAAGAGTTTACCTCCGGATG GTTCTTTTCAGCCGTCAAACGACATGATGCTCAAATTCTACAGCTATTACAAGCAGGCCACGCTAGGCCCGTGCACAATCCCACGGCCTGGCTTCTGGGATGCTGTGGGGAAAGCAAAATG GGATGCTTGGAATTCACTTGGGGACATGGCAAAGGAAGAGGCAATGGCGGCCTATGTGAATGAGATGAAGCTG ATCCTGGAGGGAATGCCGATCACggacgaggtggaggagctgctgaaggTGATGGGTCCGTTCTACGAGCTGGTGGACGAGAAGAAGAGGATAACGCAGATATCCGACCTGAGCAGTG GCTTCGGGACAATGCTGTCTTCGAGACCGTCAAAGAGTGTCACCAAGAGCATCATCAGGAACCTGGAGCTGAACGGCTCTCTGGAGGGCCGGCCCACCAGAACCAGACCCGAGCTCCTGGCCGGGGAAcctgcagaggaagaggaggaggacgatgatgaggatgatgatgaagaggacgaagaagatgaggaggaggaggaggcagaagagGTGGAGACACACAAGGTCAAAAAAG ACCATAACTCCAATAAAAATGCTCCGTCGAGGAGAAGCAAGGGTCACCTGACCAATGGAAAGATGGCTAATGGTGGTCCCCACCTGACCAACAGACCTCAACCCAAGGCTACTCTGAACGGCCATGACGGGCCCCAGGACGCGGCTCACGTCAATGGACACACTCACCCAG ACCCCAGTGAGGAGCAGTCCGGTCTAAGTCCGGCCAATGACTCCGACAGCGAGGTCTACTGTGACTCTGTGGACCAGTTTGGTCAGGAAGAg GGCTCCGAGAGGAACCGCAGCCCGCAGGACCTGGACGAAGACGAGGTCCAGGGCTCTTTCTCCCCCACGCCAGAGGgggagacccacacacacccgccgGGGGAGCTGCCCGGGCCCGGGGAGGGGGTGCAgcgcgggggggaggagggggaggccggCGGGGGCAGCTCCCACAGACAGAGTCGCAGCGGGGACACGGCAGGGAGGTCCCAggccaggggagggagag GCTCCCGGCCACCCGGGGGCTCCGCTTCGGAGAGGCTGGGGACGGGCGgctggcagggggaggagggggacggggagcGGTGGGGGGGCGCCGGGACCCCCGCCGGGAGCCTCAACGAGCAGATCGTGGTGGCCCTGGGACGGCTGCAGGAGGACATGCAGAGCGTCCTGCAGAGACTGCACACCCTGGAGGCCCTCAGCGCAACGCAG GCGAGGTCGATGGCGATGTCTCCTACGTTCGGGTCACCCAGAGTGAACAGGTCAAGCAAG CAGACCCCGTCCTGGTGGCCTTTCGACGTCTCCCCCGGCACGGTGGCGTTCGCGGTGGTCTGGCCGTTCGTGGTGCAGTGGCTCCTCCGCCTGTACCTCCAGCGGAGGAGAAG AAGAATCGACTGA
- the acbd5a gene encoding acyl-CoA-binding domain-containing protein 5A isoform X6 translates to MECVSMETGNPLTLLRFEAAVKVIKSLPPDGSFQPSNDMMLKFYSYYKQATLGPCTIPRPGFWDAVGKAKWDAWNSLGDMAKEEAMAAYVNEMKLILEGMPITDEVEELLKVMGPFYELVDEKKRITQISDLSSGFGTMLSSRPSKSVTKSIIRNLELNGSLEGRPTRTRPELLAGEPAEEEEEDDDEDDDEEDEEDEEEEEAEEVETHKVKKDHNSNKNAPSRRSKGHLTNGKMANGGPHLTNRPQPKATLNGHDGPQDAAHVNGHTHPDPSEEQSGLSPANDSDSEVYCDSVDQFGQEEGSERNRSPQDLDEDEVQGSFSPTPEGETHTHPPGELPGPGEGVQRGGEEGEAGGGSSHRQSRSGDTAGRSQARGGRGSRPPGGSASERLGTGGWQGEEGDGERWGGAGTPAGSLNEQIVVALGRLQEDMQSVLQRLHTLEALSATQARSMAMSPTFGSPRVNRSSKTPSWWPFDVSPGTVAFAVVWPFVVQWLLRLYLQRRRR, encoded by the exons ATGGAGTGCGTCAGCATGGAGACTGGAAATCCACTGACACTGCTGCGCTTCGAGGCAGCCGTGAAAGTGATCAAGAGTTTACCTCCGGATG GTTCTTTTCAGCCGTCAAACGACATGATGCTCAAATTCTACAGCTATTACAAGCAGGCCACGCTAGGCCCGTGCACAATCCCACGGCCTGGCTTCTGGGATGCTGTGGGGAAAGCAAAATG GGATGCTTGGAATTCACTTGGGGACATGGCAAAGGAAGAGGCAATGGCGGCCTATGTGAATGAGATGAAGCTG ATCCTGGAGGGAATGCCGATCACggacgaggtggaggagctgctgaaggTGATGGGTCCGTTCTACGAGCTGGTGGACGAGAAGAAGAGGATAACGCAGATATCCGACCTGAGCAGTG GCTTCGGGACAATGCTGTCTTCGAGACCGTCAAAGAGTGTCACCAAGAGCATCATCAGGAACCTGGAGCTGAACGGCTCTCTGGAGGGCCGGCCCACCAGAACCAGACCCGAGCTCCTGGCCGGGGAAcctgcagaggaagaggaggaggacgatgatgaggatgatgatgaagaggacgaagaagatgaggaggaggaggaggcagaagagGTGGAGACACACAAGGTCAAAAAAG ACCATAACTCCAATAAAAATGCTCCGTCGAGGAGAAGCAAGGGTCACCTGACCAATGGAAAGATGGCTAATGGTGGTCCCCACCTGACCAACAGACCTCAACCCAAGGCTACTCTGAACGGCCATGACGGGCCCCAGGACGCGGCTCACGTCAATGGACACACTCACCCAG ACCCCAGTGAGGAGCAGTCCGGTCTAAGTCCGGCCAATGACTCCGACAGCGAGGTCTACTGTGACTCTGTGGACCAGTTTGGTCAGGAAGAg GGCTCCGAGAGGAACCGCAGCCCGCAGGACCTGGACGAAGACGAGGTCCAGGGCTCTTTCTCCCCCACGCCAGAGGgggagacccacacacacccgccgGGGGAGCTGCCCGGGCCCGGGGAGGGGGTGCAgcgcgggggggaggagggggaggccggCGGGGGCAGCTCCCACAGACAGAGTCGCAGCGGGGACACGGCAGGGAGGTCCCAggccaggggagggagag GCTCCCGGCCACCCGGGGGCTCCGCTTCGGAGAGGCTGGGGACGGGCGgctggcagggggaggagggggacggggagcGGTGGGGGGGCGCCGGGACCCCCGCCGGGAGCCTCAACGAGCAGATCGTGGTGGCCCTGGGACGGCTGCAGGAGGACATGCAGAGCGTCCTGCAGAGACTGCACACCCTGGAGGCCCTCAGCGCAACGCAG GCGAGGTCGATGGCGATGTCTCCTACGTTCGGGTCACCCAGAGTGAACAGGTCAAGCAAG ACCCCGTCCTGGTGGCCTTTCGACGTCTCCCCCGGCACGGTGGCGTTCGCGGTGGTCTGGCCGTTCGTGGTGCAGTGGCTCCTCCGCCTGTACCTCCAGCGGAGGAGAAGGTAA
- the acbd5a gene encoding acyl-CoA-binding domain-containing protein 5A isoform X5, whose amino-acid sequence MECVSMETGNPLTLLRFEAAVKVIKSLPPDGSFQPSNDMMLKFYSYYKQATLGPCTIPRPGFWDAVGKAKWDAWNSLGDMAKEEAMAAYVNEMKLILEGMPITDEVEELLKVMGPFYELVDEKKRITQISDLSSGFGTMLSSRPSKSVTKSIIRNLELNGSLEGRPTRTRPELLAGEPAEEEEEDDDEDDDEEDEEDEEEEEAEEVETHKVKKDHNSNKNAPSRRSKGHLTNGKMANGGPHLTNRPQPKATLNGHDGPQDAAHVNGHTHPDPSEEQSGLSPANDSDSEVYCDSVDQFGQEEGSERNRSPQDLDEDEVQGSFSPTPEGETHTHPPGELPGPGEGVQRGGEEGEAGGGSSHRQSRSGDTAGRSQARGGRGSRPPGGSASERLGTGGWQGEEGDGERWGGAGTPAGSLNEQIVVALGRLQEDMQSVLQRLHTLEALSATQARSMAMSPTFGSPRVNRSSKTPSWWPFDVSPGTVAFAVVWPFVVQWLLRLYLQRRRRRID is encoded by the exons ATGGAGTGCGTCAGCATGGAGACTGGAAATCCACTGACACTGCTGCGCTTCGAGGCAGCCGTGAAAGTGATCAAGAGTTTACCTCCGGATG GTTCTTTTCAGCCGTCAAACGACATGATGCTCAAATTCTACAGCTATTACAAGCAGGCCACGCTAGGCCCGTGCACAATCCCACGGCCTGGCTTCTGGGATGCTGTGGGGAAAGCAAAATG GGATGCTTGGAATTCACTTGGGGACATGGCAAAGGAAGAGGCAATGGCGGCCTATGTGAATGAGATGAAGCTG ATCCTGGAGGGAATGCCGATCACggacgaggtggaggagctgctgaaggTGATGGGTCCGTTCTACGAGCTGGTGGACGAGAAGAAGAGGATAACGCAGATATCCGACCTGAGCAGTG GCTTCGGGACAATGCTGTCTTCGAGACCGTCAAAGAGTGTCACCAAGAGCATCATCAGGAACCTGGAGCTGAACGGCTCTCTGGAGGGCCGGCCCACCAGAACCAGACCCGAGCTCCTGGCCGGGGAAcctgcagaggaagaggaggaggacgatgatgaggatgatgatgaagaggacgaagaagatgaggaggaggaggaggcagaagagGTGGAGACACACAAGGTCAAAAAAG ACCATAACTCCAATAAAAATGCTCCGTCGAGGAGAAGCAAGGGTCACCTGACCAATGGAAAGATGGCTAATGGTGGTCCCCACCTGACCAACAGACCTCAACCCAAGGCTACTCTGAACGGCCATGACGGGCCCCAGGACGCGGCTCACGTCAATGGACACACTCACCCAG ACCCCAGTGAGGAGCAGTCCGGTCTAAGTCCGGCCAATGACTCCGACAGCGAGGTCTACTGTGACTCTGTGGACCAGTTTGGTCAGGAAGAg GGCTCCGAGAGGAACCGCAGCCCGCAGGACCTGGACGAAGACGAGGTCCAGGGCTCTTTCTCCCCCACGCCAGAGGgggagacccacacacacccgccgGGGGAGCTGCCCGGGCCCGGGGAGGGGGTGCAgcgcgggggggaggagggggaggccggCGGGGGCAGCTCCCACAGACAGAGTCGCAGCGGGGACACGGCAGGGAGGTCCCAggccaggggagggagag GCTCCCGGCCACCCGGGGGCTCCGCTTCGGAGAGGCTGGGGACGGGCGgctggcagggggaggagggggacggggagcGGTGGGGGGGCGCCGGGACCCCCGCCGGGAGCCTCAACGAGCAGATCGTGGTGGCCCTGGGACGGCTGCAGGAGGACATGCAGAGCGTCCTGCAGAGACTGCACACCCTGGAGGCCCTCAGCGCAACGCAG GCGAGGTCGATGGCGATGTCTCCTACGTTCGGGTCACCCAGAGTGAACAGGTCAAGCAAG ACCCCGTCCTGGTGGCCTTTCGACGTCTCCCCCGGCACGGTGGCGTTCGCGGTGGTCTGGCCGTTCGTGGTGCAGTGGCTCCTCCGCCTGTACCTCCAGCGGAGGAGAAG AAGAATCGACTGA